The following proteins are co-located in the Tripterygium wilfordii isolate XIE 37 chromosome 2, ASM1340144v1, whole genome shotgun sequence genome:
- the LOC120012291 gene encoding nuclear transport factor 2-like isoform X1 yields MQVMETQADSSSPAPQVVGNAFVQQYYSVLSESPELAHKFYEEASVLSRPEVNGQMTSVTSMKVINDFIMSMDYSRVEILTADAQASYNGGVIILVTGFFTGEDNTRKQFSQTFFLAPQANGFVVLNDIFRYVEAKEPGDVVTVDSVDEEGAPTAPLTPDSEPVHVPNPPAQNHSITIAEEDTNNSEEVGHSLTNGDREVLEEIAAPADEQVVRSLVDTLPVIEKTAPTVLEDGSKKTYASIVHALKGNASPFHVRVPPAKPVEQPRVTAAAPETSVPVNNSAPEKNNERNNFNAAAKGHSIFVAKLPMNATVEQLREVFEKFGAIKRDGIQVRSYREQRSCFGFVEFESASSVQSALEASPILIGDRKAPIEAKRADNDGGKYPPRRDNFRGNNFRDRGNFGGGRGYGRNDAEEGGLSGQGRGSSGRSGDVNQKVYQNGGRVSRQGPGQGQRGMK; encoded by the exons GGAAGCCAGTGTTCTTAGCAGGCCTGAAGTCAATGGTCAGATGACCTCTGTCACATCCATGAAA GTCATCAATGATTTCATTATGTCCATGGACTACAGCAGAGTTGAGATATTGACTGCTGATGCACAAGCTTCTTATAATGGCGGGGTGATTATTTTAGTGACTGGTTTTTTCACCGGAGAGGACAATACGAGAAAACAATTTTCACAGACTTTCTTTCTGGCCCCGCAAGCAAATGGATTCGTTGTGCTGAATGATATCTTTAGATATGTTGAGGCAAAGGAACCAGGAGATGTGGTGACAGTTGACAGTGTTGATGAAGAAGGTGCTCCAACTGCTCCTTTGACTCCAGATTCTG AACCAGTTCATGTCCCCAATCCCCCTGCTCAAAATCACTCAATTACTATTGCGGAGGAGGATACTAATAATAGTGAAGAAGTTGGCCATTCACTGACCAATGGAGATAGAGAAGTCTTAGAGGAAATAGCTGCTCCTGCTGATGAGCAAGTAGTTAGGAGTCTAGTTGATACCCTCCCAGTCATTGAGAAAACTGCTCCTACTGTCCTGGAGGATGGTTCCAAAAAGACTTATGCATCGATA GTACATGCATTGAAGGGTAACGCTTCTCCATTCCATGTGAGGGTTCCGCCTGCAAAACCTGTGGAACAGCCACGTGTAACTGCTGCAGCACCTGAAACATCGGTGCCAGTTAATAATAGTGCccctgaaaaaaataatgagagaaataattttaatgCAG CAGCTAAGGGTCATTCCATATTTGTGGCAAAATTACCCATGAATGCCACAGTCGAACAGCTTAGAGAGGTCTTTGAAAAATTTGGGGCCATTAAGCGTGATGGTATTCAAGTCAGAAGCTATCGG GAACAAAGAAGCTGTTTTGGTTTTGTAGAATTTGAATCTGCTAGTTCTGTTCAGAGTGCTCTTgag GCTTCTCCCATCTTAATAGGCGATCGTAAAGCTCCTATTGAGGCAAAGCGAG CTGATAATGATGGCGGAAAGTACCCACCCAGACGGGATAATTTTCGAGGAAACAATTTCAGGGACCGTGGGAACTTTGGTGGCGGCCGTGGCTATGGGAGAAATGATGCTGAAGAGGGTGGGCTTTCAGGTCAAGGTCGAGGCTCATCTGGACGCAGTGGAGATGTTAACCAGAAGGTTTATCAGAACGGTGGACGAGTCTCCCGTCAAGGCCCGGGCCAGGGTCAACGTGGGATGAAGTAG
- the LOC120012291 gene encoding nuclear transport factor 2-like isoform X4 — protein MQVMETQADSSSPAPQVVGNAFVQQYYSVLSESPELAHKFYEEASVLSRPEVNGQMTSVTSMKVINDFIMSMDYSRVEILTADAQASYNGGVIILVTGFFTGEDNTRKQFSQTFFLAPQANGFVVLNDIFRYVEAKEPGDVVTVDSVDEEEPVHVPNPPAQNHSITIAEEDTNNSEEVGHSLTNGDREVLEEIAAPADEQVVRSLVDTLPVIEKTAPTVLEDGSKKTYASIVHALKGNASPFHVRVPPAKPVEQPRVTAAAPETSVPVNNSAPEKNNERNNFNAAAKGHSIFVAKLPMNATVEQLREVFEKFGAIKRDGIQVRSYREQRSCFGFVEFESASSVQSALEASPILIGDRKAPIEAKRADNDGGKYPPRRDNFRGNNFRDRGNFGGGRGYGRNDAEEGGLSGQGRGSSGRSGDVNQKVYQNGGRVSRQGPGQGQRGMK, from the exons GGAAGCCAGTGTTCTTAGCAGGCCTGAAGTCAATGGTCAGATGACCTCTGTCACATCCATGAAA GTCATCAATGATTTCATTATGTCCATGGACTACAGCAGAGTTGAGATATTGACTGCTGATGCACAAGCTTCTTATAATGGCGGGGTGATTATTTTAGTGACTGGTTTTTTCACCGGAGAGGACAATACGAGAAAACAATTTTCACAGACTTTCTTTCTGGCCCCGCAAGCAAATGGATTCGTTGTGCTGAATGATATCTTTAGATATGTTGAGGCAAAGGAACCAGGAGATGTGGTGACAGTTGACAGTGTTGATGAAGAAG AACCAGTTCATGTCCCCAATCCCCCTGCTCAAAATCACTCAATTACTATTGCGGAGGAGGATACTAATAATAGTGAAGAAGTTGGCCATTCACTGACCAATGGAGATAGAGAAGTCTTAGAGGAAATAGCTGCTCCTGCTGATGAGCAAGTAGTTAGGAGTCTAGTTGATACCCTCCCAGTCATTGAGAAAACTGCTCCTACTGTCCTGGAGGATGGTTCCAAAAAGACTTATGCATCGATA GTACATGCATTGAAGGGTAACGCTTCTCCATTCCATGTGAGGGTTCCGCCTGCAAAACCTGTGGAACAGCCACGTGTAACTGCTGCAGCACCTGAAACATCGGTGCCAGTTAATAATAGTGCccctgaaaaaaataatgagagaaataattttaatgCAG CAGCTAAGGGTCATTCCATATTTGTGGCAAAATTACCCATGAATGCCACAGTCGAACAGCTTAGAGAGGTCTTTGAAAAATTTGGGGCCATTAAGCGTGATGGTATTCAAGTCAGAAGCTATCGG GAACAAAGAAGCTGTTTTGGTTTTGTAGAATTTGAATCTGCTAGTTCTGTTCAGAGTGCTCTTgag GCTTCTCCCATCTTAATAGGCGATCGTAAAGCTCCTATTGAGGCAAAGCGAG CTGATAATGATGGCGGAAAGTACCCACCCAGACGGGATAATTTTCGAGGAAACAATTTCAGGGACCGTGGGAACTTTGGTGGCGGCCGTGGCTATGGGAGAAATGATGCTGAAGAGGGTGGGCTTTCAGGTCAAGGTCGAGGCTCATCTGGACGCAGTGGAGATGTTAACCAGAAGGTTTATCAGAACGGTGGACGAGTCTCCCGTCAAGGCCCGGGCCAGGGTCAACGTGGGATGAAGTAG
- the LOC120012291 gene encoding nuclear transport factor 2-like isoform X2 has translation MQVMETQADSSSPAPQVVGNAFVQQYYSVLSESPELAHKFYEEASVLSRPEVNGQMTSVTSMKVINDFIMSMDYSRVEILTADAQASYNGGVIILVTGFFTGEDNTRKQFSQTFFLAPQANGFVVLNDIFRYVEAKEPGDVVTVDSVDEEGAPTAPLTPDSEPVHVPNPPAQNHSITIAEEDTNNSEEVGHSLTNGDREVLEEIAAPADEQVVRSLVDTLPVIEKTAPTVLEDGSKKTYASIVHALKGNASPFHVRVPPAKPVEQPRVTAAAPETSVPVNNSAPEKNNERNNFNAAKGHSIFVAKLPMNATVEQLREVFEKFGAIKRDGIQVRSYREQRSCFGFVEFESASSVQSALEASPILIGDRKAPIEAKRADNDGGKYPPRRDNFRGNNFRDRGNFGGGRGYGRNDAEEGGLSGQGRGSSGRSGDVNQKVYQNGGRVSRQGPGQGQRGMK, from the exons GGAAGCCAGTGTTCTTAGCAGGCCTGAAGTCAATGGTCAGATGACCTCTGTCACATCCATGAAA GTCATCAATGATTTCATTATGTCCATGGACTACAGCAGAGTTGAGATATTGACTGCTGATGCACAAGCTTCTTATAATGGCGGGGTGATTATTTTAGTGACTGGTTTTTTCACCGGAGAGGACAATACGAGAAAACAATTTTCACAGACTTTCTTTCTGGCCCCGCAAGCAAATGGATTCGTTGTGCTGAATGATATCTTTAGATATGTTGAGGCAAAGGAACCAGGAGATGTGGTGACAGTTGACAGTGTTGATGAAGAAGGTGCTCCAACTGCTCCTTTGACTCCAGATTCTG AACCAGTTCATGTCCCCAATCCCCCTGCTCAAAATCACTCAATTACTATTGCGGAGGAGGATACTAATAATAGTGAAGAAGTTGGCCATTCACTGACCAATGGAGATAGAGAAGTCTTAGAGGAAATAGCTGCTCCTGCTGATGAGCAAGTAGTTAGGAGTCTAGTTGATACCCTCCCAGTCATTGAGAAAACTGCTCCTACTGTCCTGGAGGATGGTTCCAAAAAGACTTATGCATCGATA GTACATGCATTGAAGGGTAACGCTTCTCCATTCCATGTGAGGGTTCCGCCTGCAAAACCTGTGGAACAGCCACGTGTAACTGCTGCAGCACCTGAAACATCGGTGCCAGTTAATAATAGTGCccctgaaaaaaataatgagagaaataattttaatgCAG CTAAGGGTCATTCCATATTTGTGGCAAAATTACCCATGAATGCCACAGTCGAACAGCTTAGAGAGGTCTTTGAAAAATTTGGGGCCATTAAGCGTGATGGTATTCAAGTCAGAAGCTATCGG GAACAAAGAAGCTGTTTTGGTTTTGTAGAATTTGAATCTGCTAGTTCTGTTCAGAGTGCTCTTgag GCTTCTCCCATCTTAATAGGCGATCGTAAAGCTCCTATTGAGGCAAAGCGAG CTGATAATGATGGCGGAAAGTACCCACCCAGACGGGATAATTTTCGAGGAAACAATTTCAGGGACCGTGGGAACTTTGGTGGCGGCCGTGGCTATGGGAGAAATGATGCTGAAGAGGGTGGGCTTTCAGGTCAAGGTCGAGGCTCATCTGGACGCAGTGGAGATGTTAACCAGAAGGTTTATCAGAACGGTGGACGAGTCTCCCGTCAAGGCCCGGGCCAGGGTCAACGTGGGATGAAGTAG
- the LOC120012291 gene encoding nuclear transport factor 2-like isoform X3 produces METQADSSSPAPQVVGNAFVQQYYSVLSESPELAHKFYEEASVLSRPEVNGQMTSVTSMKVINDFIMSMDYSRVEILTADAQASYNGGVIILVTGFFTGEDNTRKQFSQTFFLAPQANGFVVLNDIFRYVEAKEPGDVVTVDSVDEEGAPTAPLTPDSEPVHVPNPPAQNHSITIAEEDTNNSEEVGHSLTNGDREVLEEIAAPADEQVVRSLVDTLPVIEKTAPTVLEDGSKKTYASIVHALKGNASPFHVRVPPAKPVEQPRVTAAAPETSVPVNNSAPEKNNERNNFNAAAKGHSIFVAKLPMNATVEQLREVFEKFGAIKRDGIQVRSYREQRSCFGFVEFESASSVQSALEASPILIGDRKAPIEAKRADNDGGKYPPRRDNFRGNNFRDRGNFGGGRGYGRNDAEEGGLSGQGRGSSGRSGDVNQKVYQNGGRVSRQGPGQGQRGMK; encoded by the exons GGAAGCCAGTGTTCTTAGCAGGCCTGAAGTCAATGGTCAGATGACCTCTGTCACATCCATGAAA GTCATCAATGATTTCATTATGTCCATGGACTACAGCAGAGTTGAGATATTGACTGCTGATGCACAAGCTTCTTATAATGGCGGGGTGATTATTTTAGTGACTGGTTTTTTCACCGGAGAGGACAATACGAGAAAACAATTTTCACAGACTTTCTTTCTGGCCCCGCAAGCAAATGGATTCGTTGTGCTGAATGATATCTTTAGATATGTTGAGGCAAAGGAACCAGGAGATGTGGTGACAGTTGACAGTGTTGATGAAGAAGGTGCTCCAACTGCTCCTTTGACTCCAGATTCTG AACCAGTTCATGTCCCCAATCCCCCTGCTCAAAATCACTCAATTACTATTGCGGAGGAGGATACTAATAATAGTGAAGAAGTTGGCCATTCACTGACCAATGGAGATAGAGAAGTCTTAGAGGAAATAGCTGCTCCTGCTGATGAGCAAGTAGTTAGGAGTCTAGTTGATACCCTCCCAGTCATTGAGAAAACTGCTCCTACTGTCCTGGAGGATGGTTCCAAAAAGACTTATGCATCGATA GTACATGCATTGAAGGGTAACGCTTCTCCATTCCATGTGAGGGTTCCGCCTGCAAAACCTGTGGAACAGCCACGTGTAACTGCTGCAGCACCTGAAACATCGGTGCCAGTTAATAATAGTGCccctgaaaaaaataatgagagaaataattttaatgCAG CAGCTAAGGGTCATTCCATATTTGTGGCAAAATTACCCATGAATGCCACAGTCGAACAGCTTAGAGAGGTCTTTGAAAAATTTGGGGCCATTAAGCGTGATGGTATTCAAGTCAGAAGCTATCGG GAACAAAGAAGCTGTTTTGGTTTTGTAGAATTTGAATCTGCTAGTTCTGTTCAGAGTGCTCTTgag GCTTCTCCCATCTTAATAGGCGATCGTAAAGCTCCTATTGAGGCAAAGCGAG CTGATAATGATGGCGGAAAGTACCCACCCAGACGGGATAATTTTCGAGGAAACAATTTCAGGGACCGTGGGAACTTTGGTGGCGGCCGTGGCTATGGGAGAAATGATGCTGAAGAGGGTGGGCTTTCAGGTCAAGGTCGAGGCTCATCTGGACGCAGTGGAGATGTTAACCAGAAGGTTTATCAGAACGGTGGACGAGTCTCCCGTCAAGGCCCGGGCCAGGGTCAACGTGGGATGAAGTAG
- the LOC120012334 gene encoding RNA polymerase II transcriptional coactivator KIWI-like has protein sequence MSSFRGKRKDEGYASDDTRKKISKVQSSDESDDVVVCEISKNRRVSVRNWQGKVWIDIREFYIKDGKQFPGKKGISLNMEQWNVLRNHVEEIDKALAESS, from the exons ATGTCATCGTTCAGAGGAAAGAGGAAGGACGAGGGTTACGCATCGGACGATACGCGGAAGAAGATTTCAAAGGTTCAGTCATCCGATGAATCCGATGACGTTGTTGTTTGCGAG ATATCGAAGAATAGGAGAGTGTCTGTGAGGAACTGGCAAGGGAAAGTGTGGATCGATATCCGCGAGTTCTATATCAAAGATGGCAAGCAATTTCCTGGCAAGAAAG GTATCTCACTCAATATGGAACAG TGGAATGTACTTCGGAATCATGTAGAGGAAATCGACAAGGCACTTGCAGAGTCATCTTAG
- the LOC120005900 gene encoding protein SPIRAL1-like 2 — protein sequence MGRGVSSGGGQSSLGYLFGSGEAPKAATENPQPAVNEGQAVNNGPPSKPAAAPSKPVDAATQIPAGINSISSNNYMRADGQNTGNFLTDRPSTKVHSAPGGGSSLGYLFGNGGGFAN from the exons ATGGGCCGTGGAGTTAGCAGTGGTGGAGGGCAGAGTTCACTGGGATATCTTTTTGGCAGTGGAGAGGCACCAAAAGCGGCCACTGAAAACCCCCAACCGGCTGTAAATGAAGGGCAGGCTGTAAACAATGGGCCTCCTTCCAAGCCTGCTGCTGCTCCTTCTAAACCAGTAGATGCTGCTACGCAGATCCCAGCTGGTATCAACAGTATTTCTTCAAACAACTATATGCGGGCTGATGGTCAAAACACTGGCAACTTCCTCACG GATCGACCATCAACCAAGGTCCATTCTGCTCCTGGTGGTGGATCTTCTCTAGGTTACCTCTTTGGTAACGGTGGTGGCTTTGCTAACTGA
- the LOC120006809 gene encoding cell division control protein 48 homolog B-like, with translation MESCGSVIGDNKNEIQWSAEEAVAGNAKALEALRELITFPLLYSKEAQKLHLKWPRGLLLYGPPGTGKTSLVRAVVRECGAHLTIISPHTVHRAHAGESERILREAFSEAESYAISGRPSVVFIDEIDALCPHRNSRREQDVRVASQLFMLMDGSKHASTSVPQVVVVASTNRVDAIDPALRRSGRFDAEVEVTTPTEEERLQILKLYTRKVPMDPNVNLQAIASSCNGYVGADLEALCREAAMSAARRASDGNENAGVLSLSMGDWKHARCVVGPSITRGLIVEIPKVSWEDIGGLRDLKKKLQQVVEWPIKHSAAFSRLGISPIQGVLLHGPPGCSKTTLAKAAAHAAQASFFSLSGAELYSMYVGEGEALLRNTFQRAQLAAPSIIFFDEADVVASKRGGKSSSNITVGERLLSTLLTEMDGLEQAKGILILAATNRPHAIDAALMRPGRFDLVLYVPPPDLEARYEILLVHTRNMKIGEDVDLRRVAEDTELFTGAELEGLCREAGIVALREDMSAVSVRNRHFQTVKESLKPALTKADLDSYSSFMKTKSSTSSSLVKSFSKEEDKLKKHLLAPGFLVKIGVMCIVALLATKYLSLGHYVPAT, from the exons ATGGAAAGCTGCGGCAGCGTTATCGGTGACAACAAGAATGAGATTCAATGGAGCGCTGAGGAAGCCGTCGCTGGAAACGCAAAAGCACTCGAAGCTCTCAGAGAACTCATCACCTTCCCTCTTCTCTATTCGAAGGAGGCACAGAAACTACATCTCAAA TGGCCGCGAGGCCTGCTTCTGTACGGTCCACCGGGCACTGGCAAG ACAAGCTTGGTTCGGGCAGTTGTTCGTGAATGTGGGGCACATTTAACCATTATCAG TCCGCACACTGTTCACAGAGCACATGCAGGAGAAAGTGAGAGGATTCTTCGGGAGGCTTTTTCAGAGGCAGAATCTTATGCAATATCAGGCAGGCCATCAGTTGTCTTTATTGATGAAATAGATGCACTATGTCCACACCGTAATTCTAG ACGAGAGCAAGATGTTCGTGTGGCCTCTCAGCTCTTTATGTTGATGGATGGCAGTAAGCATGCATCTACATCTGTTCCACAAGTTGTTGTGGTTGCCTCAACTAACAG AGTGGATGCAATTGACCCTGCACTAAGAAGGTCGGGGCGTTTCGATGCTGAAGTAGAAGTTACTACACCTACTGAAGAGGAGCGGCTTCAAATCCTCAAG CTTTACACTAGAAAGGTCCCTATGGATCCAAATGTTAATTTGCAAGCCATAGCTTCATCTTGCAATGGGTATGTTGGTGCTGATTTGGAAGCTTTATGTCGTGAGGCTGCCATGTCTGCCGCTAGGAGGGCATCAGATGGTAATGAAAATGCTGGTGTTCTTAGCTTATCAATGGGAGACTGGAAGCACGCCAGATGTGTGGTTGGCCCCAGCATAACAAGGGGTCTAATTGTTGAAATTCCCaaggtttcttgggaagatatTGGAGGACTAAGAGATTTAAAG AAAAAGCTGCAACAAGTAGTTGAATGGCCTATTAAACATTCTGCTGCATTCTCAAGGCTAGGAATATCACCCATTCAAGGAGTTCTTCTGCATGGGCCTCCAGGATGTTCAAAAACAACCCTTGCGAAGGCTGCTGCTCATGCTGCCCAAGCTTCTTTTTTCTCATTGAG TGGTGCAGAATTGTATTCAATGTATGTCGGAGAGGGTGAAGCATTATTGCGTAACACATTTCAGAGAGCACAACTAGCAGCACCAAGCATAATATTCTTTGACGAGGCTGACGTTGTTGCTTCCAAGCG GGGTGGGAAATCAAGCAGCAACATTACAGTTGGAGAGAGGCTTCTATCTACTTTGCTGACTGAAATGGATGGTCTGGAACAGGCTAAG GGAATTCTTATACTGGCGGCTACAAATCGCCCTCATGCAATTGATGCTGCACTTATGCGTCCTGGGCGCTTTGATCTG GTGCTTTATGTGCCCCCGCCTGATCTAGAAGCTCGATATGAGATACTTCTTGTTCACACACGTAACATGAAAATAGGCGAAGATGTTGATCTAAGAAGAGTAGCAGAAGATACCGAGCTCTTCACAGGGGCTGAGCTGGAGGGTCTATGTCGGGAAGCTGGAATTGTAGCTTTGCGAGAAGATATGTCTGCAGTTTCTGTACGTAATCGCCATTTCCAGACAGTAAAGGAGTCACTAAAACCAGCATTAACAAAAGCCGACCTTGACTCATATTCATCATTTATGAAGACGAAATCTTCGACATCATCTAGCCTGGTCAAATCCTTTTCCAAAGAGGAAGATAAACTCAAAAAACACTTGCTGGCTCCAGGTTTCTTGGTGAAAATTGGTGTTATGTGCATTGTAGCTCTTCTTGCTACAAAATATCTTTCCCTTGGACATTATGTACCGGCTACTTGA